The following nucleotide sequence is from Juglans microcarpa x Juglans regia isolate MS1-56 chromosome 6D, Jm3101_v1.0, whole genome shotgun sequence.
atttgtatatatatatagagagagagagagagatttgctacttatcaattttttaatttgttttttaaaaatttttgtttttattcttcctaaagtaattgatttttgttactCATTATCCAGACACCatacatttgataagaaaaaaaaattaaaaaattatgtgtggtgtggTGTAAGgataatgagtataatttttcattaataaaaggttaaaaagaattaattgtGGTTTTGATTATAAATGCTAATTAGCATAAGCATCATGTGTTTGTAGCAAGGAGATACAGATTAaaacttctataaaaaaataaagattaaatcttatattctaattttaaattttttttatatttacagtcataaagaTTAAATctataaaacttctctaatagTAGAGTGCCATGTGtcagtaattttaaaaaaaagttaaaataacatatatttttttttataaagtgtgcaAGCTCCGGACAccccttttaaaaaaagtaaataaatattaaacctatataaaaaaattaatttctcaaatttaaaatcagAGTAAAGAAACTGCTCTGTCTTTAAGgtaaactatataaaaaaaactattttaacaTTAAATCtgaagataaaatgaaataagaaaaacaatatatCATTAATCACTCTTATAACTAGGGCAAAAAATCCTCATCACCTTGGACGtggaaagggttttttttttttttttttttttttaactttttttcatcAATGGTATTCAGACAACCGATATAGAATTTTTGAAcgattttctattaaaatattattactattgttTTTAAGTTCAAAcctattaaataaataaaattcaaataatttcaaaatgaattaataattttattaatagggAGTCGTGCAAAATTGATATATCGATTTTGTGCATAATAGCATTTAATTCCAATGAGTTGTGTAAGCAATGAGCACATCCATTTCCTCCAATTATAACCTCCTTCTCCACACGGGTATctctcctaattaattaatttgcttctTGTTCCTTTGCCGCTTTACCCACGTTGCTATCTGATATCTCATATctgatatattttcttcttttatcctTAATTATTCTCTCTCTAATTAATCTTTCCTTTTTGCAGAGTGCGATAGACTGTTTTCATGCAATGTGGATGTGACGTAACGCGCTAACGCTCATGTAATGTCCGCGCATGGCTGCatgctttaattattgttacGTAATTAAGCGTGTCAAATCGTGtttttaaattgtatttatttagtgttaagttaagaatatttaattatatagatCAATCTAAACCTAATCAATTAAACTAAAtgtatcaaattttcaaactctaACCAAACATATTTAGATAACAGGTCGTGTCATGTCACCCATTTTGATcggtttaataattaatcaaaaatatgttaacacgatacgatttatttaaatcttatttttttcatgtaaattgttaaactaaaatgcataactcatttaatctaattaacataattttatataaaattaaaatctgtatttattaataaacacactatcttaaaaaatatatatcattattttccGAATTtgaacatataataaaaccaatattataaaccttacaataacaaatatgagcatacgtctaaaattataatctcaataataaaaacaataaaaacataagcatactgaagaaataacaatattacaacttaataaaaataaaattttaattttgaaataaattctaaacgggtcaaaacggattgatttCGGGTTAAGCAAGTTGATCCGTTATTGAcctatttataaatcatgtcttaacgggtcaactaTTTTTTAATCCGAATCTACTAACATCAAACCCAAACCTACTAATTTCGTATCGTGATCGTGTTGAGTTTACAGATCATGTCACATATTACCACCTTTATATGTAGTAGGAAAGTGTTGGATgaaccatgcatatatagatgcttgtaatattaagaaattaaatattcaGAGATTAGATTACGGTTTCAAGAATATTAGGTAAAAGGTTGGTTGATCGAGGATTTATATgtgcttaattttctttctatgcATCTAcacattaactatatatatatatatatacacgaaaatttcttctcatcatttttataacatatttaatttttatattttatattttatatttttttatataaaatatgtgatgtatggataataaataaaagaaatcaactaatttaaaaaaataaaaataaaaaatatatatagtgtataatgTGGCGGGATAACGACTAATAAActttactaatataattatattttgaaaaaaaaaatttccaaatctAACCTGGACTTTGAGACATTGACAAgtcttagggctcgtttgttttcagagatgagatgagatgagatgagattaaagttaaaaagttaaataaaatattgttagaatatattttttaatattatttttgttttgagatttgaaaaagttgaattgtttattttattttgtgtaggaatttaagaaagttgtaatgatgaagtgagatgagatgagatgagatgcttcctgaaaacaaacaaggccttagttTTCATTTAACGCTATTTTGTCAGGTGACCCGGTTCGCTCCCCGGCAACGGCGATTTGCTTGTCCGGTTAGAATCGTTTAAAAGTGGCACGGTTCGTGACTTGGTATGATGCGACATCGATGGAATTAAACTGGCTCGGTTtgataaccaaaaaaaaaggtATCATGCGTACGTGTACGAAGTAACACCATACAGAACATGATTTGTTTGAAAGGTCAACAGATACATGATATTAACTTAATAGGCACACATATATAGCTTCATGATACAAAAATGACTTTTCTAGATCATGCTCCAAGTCAATCAAAATAACTAAATGGTTTGATATAAATCTTAGGAAACCATTTATTTATTGTGGGTTGATTCGGAACAAGTCATAATTATAAGGGTGTAAGCACTCAGGATAGTGACTCAGTAGTTATTGGATTACTGTTAAGTTAAAGAGGTTTGGTATGTACTCGTCttgaatttaaatatgaatatgtATTCATCTTATAAAATTGATATTAATTACTTAAAGATTCATTGAATCTTTTTAGTGAGGTTGCAGCGTAAGTAGGGGTGTTAAATCATGTCAACGGATcatgttcgtgtcgtgtcaagacataTACATTATAGTTAATGGGTCAACTTGAATACGATCCGTTAAAGATTTCATGTCAAAATCTTGAACTATAACATGATCTATTAAGATAATGGGTTGACATGACATAACCTGTTTTGACTCATTACTGAATACAAAATAGATTGACACGATACGACACAACCTGACTCAATCCGACccgtttcaacccgtttacGTTAATAGGTTGAACAGACATGTTCCTATCCATTTAAcctaattgattttatataaatattaaaatataaacaatattacaatccaaacaataaaaatactgacatgaaaatttcaacaatactaaatatgataaacacacaattacacaaatatgataaatatatattgtagtaatattaaagttataattccaaatatgatataaatataaatttaactttcttaacgggttaacccgttttgacccgaatctattaaagataaaactcaaatatatttttagcgGATATGGTGCTACTATAATCATGTCCTACAAGAGAAGTTACATCTAGTTTTCCCTCCtatcatttgttttttagaaaagaGCATTATAATGGGCCTACAAATTAGGCATGAAGTGAAAACCTATAGAACTTAAATGTAGACCTCCACCCGGTGGAGTCCACCGTAGATTAATCACTACTAAAAATCAATAACCATTGACTCTATGATAGGAAATTAGGAAATTAATAACCTTAGACTTCTTACTAGTATTATAATAtctaaaataagagaaaaattgaCACATAAAGTGAgttgaatgatatttatagcTATCTGAtcgattttttcaaataaattaaatattcaataaatattatgtggCCGATTTCACGTCCCAAGAACTCTAAAATATAATTGAattcaagaaattaataattattctaCCTTGTTGGGTCTTGAATCAATTTAGTCTAAGGTGGTGGAACCTCATTCAATAGATTCCCAGCCCTCATCAGTTGACTGCTAGCATATTGCTAGGGTGCCCGACTATCGGTACGTACCCTTAGATTGTTTTTTATCGTTGaatcaactcaaatcatcttaaataaattattgataagatttactactttttttactttttataaaaaaaattaaattatttttaacctattttatatatttcaacctaaaaagttaaattcatttcaatctaaaaaaattgaaactatctcatttgaacttataaaatattattatttataatttatctcaattcatctcaatatccagCAGCCTTATCGACcattgaatttgaaatatagTGTTTGCTTATTAAAGTTggcaacaaaatctcaaaagtaGAAGAAGTCAATCCGTAGGGCAGTCAGAAAGTACAATAATGAGAGAGTGCTTAAATTAGGATCCTGTTTAagtattgagttgagttgaaattaattaaattttttataaataatagtgagttgagatgatatgatgagtttcataaaattcacttaaaataaatttagatatatttaaatattatgataaatttaaatatatttataaaaaattaaaaaaatattataaatcttACATATAAAAAGACGTTTAATCGAAAAAATTTGTAGAGtaaagaaaagttgaattgagtttaaatgctaaatttaatttaaaatttaactaactgaattaaaataagttcaaGCCAAGTCCCACGTGTAAAGCGCGTTTGCATtcgttttttgttttgggttattAGAGATAACCCAGACGCAGAATGTTTCGAGAATGGCCTACGGCTGGCCAAGTCATGCTACTTACCCTCACTGGGCCCACGCCACATAGTCCCCcggcccccccccccccccccccccccccccccccccgggcgaAAAAACACTATATATACCCCCAACCCCCCTTCACTTCTTTCCTCACACTTCTTCTCCATTACTTCCAGCTCCCAATCCTACTCTCAGCCACACCCACAAGAATCTAGTCGTCATGGAATTTACATCCATGTTCCAGTTTTGCTTTCTAGCCTCCATTTCCCTCATCTTTCTTATCCATTATCtcatcaaattcaaaaattcaagtCGCCGGAAACTGCCCCTCCCGCCCGGCACCTTGGGTTGGCCTTACATAGGCGAGACCTTTCAACTCTACTCACAGAACCCAAATGTCTTCTTTACCTCAAAACAAAAGAGGTTGGTATATACACCCAAGTCTTGAATCACTTGATTAATTTGATAGCTACTGGTTTTATTAATGGTGGATTTTTCGTTTTGATACGTAGGTATGGCTCAATCTTCAAGACCCACATATTGGGGTGTCCCTGTGTGATGATCACTAGACCGGAAGCCGCGAAATTCGTGCTGGTGACGAGAGCTCATCTTTTTAAGCCCACATATCCTGCAAGCAAAGAGAGGATGCTGGGGAAACAAGCCATCTTCTTTCACCAGGGAGACTACCATGCCAAATTGAGGAAGCTTGTTCTTCGTGCCTTCATGCCCGAAGCAATCAGAAACATCGTCCCCGACATCGAAGCCATCGCCAAAGATACTCTCCAATCTTGGGAAGGCCGGTTAATCAACacttttcaagaaatgaagatAGTGAGCCCCCCAGCTTGAAATTTCCCTTTGAACTCAATAAACAGAGCGAAACAGGGCTCCTTCCCCTGTTTCAAATTGTGTTCTGTTACCTGTAATCCTAACCAAATTTATGTGTTCTTTTGCTTTGCAGTTTGCATTCAATGTTGCCCTGCTTTCCATATTTGGAAAAGATGAGGTTCTCTACCGAGAGGATCTGAGGCGGTGCTACTACATTCTTGAGAAAGGGTACAATTCAATGCCCATTAATCTACCAGGCACACTCTTCAACAAATCCATGAAAGCAAGAGAGGAGCTTGCTCAGATCTTGGCCAAAATCCTCTCCACCAGGAGGCAGATGAAGCTCGACCATAACGACTTGCTCGGTTCTTTCATGGGTGAAAAAGAAGTCCTCACTGACGAGCAGATTGCCGACAACATCATCGGAGTCATATTCGCTGCTCGTGATACCACCGCCAGCATTCTGACATGGATCCTCAAGTATCTTGGCGAGAACCCCCGTGTTCTTCAGGCAGTCACTGTAAGAATCCTTAACTAAAAATCAATGATCTTTTCATGACCCAGTTTTTGAAACATCTAGAAAACAATGAGGAGTTCACTTACATTTTCCAGtgcttgtgattttttttttttttttaacaggaaGAGCAGGAGGCCATAATAAAGAGTAAAGAAGGGAGTATTGCAGAGAATGTTCTCTCTTGGGCAGATACCAAAAAGATGCCAATCACTTCAAGAGTAATCCAGGAGACGCTTAGAGTTGCCTCAATTCTATCATTTACTTTCAGGGAGGCAGTAGAAGATGTAGAGTATGAAGGTCAGTTACTGCAAAATCTACTTTTAGTAAATATATTCTTCATTCCTTTGTACTAATTTGTGTTTGGAATTTCTTCTTCAGGATATCTTATACCCAAGGGATGGAAAGTTTTGCCACTCTTCAGAAACATTCACCACAGCCCAGACTTCTTCCCAGAGCCTGAGAAATTTGATCCCTCAAGATTTGAGGTAAATTTGGATTCAACAAAATGGATTCGATTTACTGatatattttactttctagAGCAAGATTCTAAATTGTTTTTGAATTATCTGACAGGTTGCTCCAAAGCCCAATACTTTTATGCCATTTGGCAATGGGATCCACTCCTGTCCTGGGAATGAGTtagcaaaatttgaaatattagtcATTCTCCATCACCTGACCACAAAGTACAGGTAGGTAAACTTCAATAATAGGATCAATAGTCTTTGGCCTTGCTCACCCAGTTATTACGTCTGTAAAAGGCCAGCTTCTAAAAATAGCATTTCTTGGGAGTTTCTGCATGCTGACATGATTTCCGCATCAATTATTTGCAGGTGGTCTATGGTTGGTACACAGAATGGGATTCAGTATAACCCTTTTCCTCTTCCCCAGGATGGTTTGCCCATCAGATTCTCTCTGAAGAGAGAGACTGCTCCAGAAAGCTAGATCCAAGCACAATAATGACTTTCTATATACAGAAAGAAAGGAATCTGCAATTGAAGAAAGAAATCTCCATTAATTTTGGGACAAGACACCCAAAGgaacaaatttaaatattagaatgCCAAAGGAAAGCCAAGTGTACAGAAGagcattctttttcttttctttaaaggGATGAGGGGGAAAGTTCTTCAGGGTTTAGGTTGGTTTATATAGATCTAGGAAGGGTCTTGTTATTTGATTCCACGTGACTTGACAAGTTTGCGTTTCCTGGCTCTACCCGTCTTTGTTAATCACAATAACCattcttatatatttatgtaacaaaaattctatgtgTAGTCACTGATGCGATTGACAGTATCactttcttttaatataaaataacttatttaatcaatcacattagtagaatatataaaaattatataaaaatgactgtatataacagAACTCATTtgcttaaaatataatttcaacaCAACTAGACTCGTAGAATGTGTTTTCTTTCGGCGATTTTCTTTCTTATCGAGGAAGTTTTGCCgccaaaagtaatttttttgtggcaACTATGGGAACCAACGGAGATGAGCGTAGCTTTTCGGCAATTTCTATTAGCGGCGAGCAATTTTTACCGCACAAAGTGCTTTTTCACGGCCATTGAAGGGCTCACCTGATATGAAGTTTTGCAACAGTAATTGACTTTTTGAGACCATATAAATTCTCATTGTGTacgtttataaattttatcttCCGCTCAAAATTAGGTTCCAACTGTCGTATAGAGGCCAATAGCTTCATGATGAACTCATAATTTGGCCAGTACGTACGccttatcattatatatatatatatatatatatatgtatgtatgtagagagagatagatctatattcatttgaatatccttgtttatcatttttggaaaataaatgtTAATGACTTAATTTGCAAAACATACTGGAATGAAGGAAAGAGTTATCTCCGGCCCACACGAGAAGATTCGAACTTCGATATAATGCTCTTCACGTTCatccatataataaataatagataagcgaataaaagtaaataaagag
It contains:
- the LOC121235740 gene encoding abscisic acid 8'-hydroxylase CYP707A2-like, coding for MEFTSMFQFCFLASISLIFLIHYLIKFKNSSRRKLPLPPGTLGWPYIGETFQLYSQNPNVFFTSKQKRYGSIFKTHILGCPCVMITRPEAAKFVLVTRAHLFKPTYPASKERMLGKQAIFFHQGDYHAKLRKLVLRAFMPEAIRNIVPDIEAIAKDTLQSWEGRLINTFQEMKIFAFNVALLSIFGKDEVLYREDLRRCYYILEKGYNSMPINLPGTLFNKSMKAREELAQILAKILSTRRQMKLDHNDLLGSFMGEKEVLTDEQIADNIIGVIFAARDTTASILTWILKYLGENPRVLQAVTEEQEAIIKSKEGSIAENVLSWADTKKMPITSRVIQETLRVASILSFTFREAVEDVEYEGYLIPKGWKVLPLFRNIHHSPDFFPEPEKFDPSRFEVAPKPNTFMPFGNGIHSCPGNELAKFEILVILHHLTTKYRWSMVGTQNGIQYNPFPLPQDGLPIRFSLKRETAPES